CGTTACCCCGAGAATGTGATCCCGGATACCGCATTGAGGAAAGCGCCTCTCGTATTCATACGGGGTGTCGGGTTCGACGATCACGGTGCTGGTTGTTTCGGGAGGACCCTGACATCATCGAGAGTATCGACAGCGAAAATATTAATGCCGCCCGGACCACTGAAGGCGTTCGAGGCGAAAAGTGCGAAGGAGTGAATATCCGCCAGATTAACAGAGCGAAGACAGATCGTTGGTATGGAAATGTGTGCGGTGATATCCGTTTCATGATACGGTCCAGAGAGTACGATTATGATGACAAAAAAACTGTGACGCCTCCTGCTGGAGGAGATGGCTTCGACTTTCGCACATTCCGGCACATCCTGCGGATCGAGGGGCTCATTCCTTTTACCGGGTGTGCAATTCTCATCGGGTTTGCAGTGGCACTCTGGGAAGTCGGTTTTTCAGGCGCTGACTGGCGCTTATTTGGTATCGCGGTTGTCGCAGTTCTCCTCGTCCACATCGATGCCCACATCTGGAATGATATCATGGATCTCGAGGTTGACCGGCGTGAAAAGAGCAGGGAAACGAAACGTGACCGGCCCCTCGTCTATGGGTGGGCTACTGTCGGCGATTACAGGAAGATGTCCGCGATTATCACGGTCCTGGTGGTGGTCCTCACCGCATACCTGACGATGCAGCGGATTTTGATCCCACTCCTGTTTATCATGGGATTTTTTTTCGATTATGGCTATAACCATCCCCGCATCGCGCTGGGGCACCAGCCCTATACCGAATGGTACATTTTTCCCTGGCTGGTCGTCGGCGTGACGGTGACGATCGTTTATGCCGCGACCGGCATATTCTCTCTCCTGGCCTTCATCCTGTCGCTCCTGCACGGCCTGACGGTGACCTGTTTCGCGGTATCGATGATGCGTCGGGACGTACATTCCGACCGGTTGGGGGGGAAAAAGACATCTTCCGTCGTGTCTCCGGAGATCCCGCACGCCACGGTGTACGGCATCGTTACCTTGCTTGTGTCCGTCCTGATGTTCTACCCTCTTGTTTCCATTCTCGGCAGTACGGAGTTCGCATATCTTCTTATCCTCACAACGGCCGTTATCGCAGCGATGAACACGGTTTGCGGGGCAAGAATTGATCAACTGTGCACCCGCGCGTTGTACTCCGTTTATCCTGATTTCGAGTCGAAAGCCAACACGTTAATGTTGCAGCAGGTGGGAGCATCGATGGTCCATGCCGTGGCGATCACCGTGATCGTACTGACGTCCGGGGGGATTGTATGAACGTTGCGATTGCAGGTGCCGGGATCGCCGGCGGGTATCTGGCCGGGCTTCTCGAACAGAGAGGGATCTCGCCGGATGTCTATGACGGCCGGGGACATGCCACTCGCTGTACATGCCGTTCGTGCGGGTGGGGTGCGCCGACGGGTATCGGACCGTACCTCGCCGATGTCGGCCTCGACCTGGACGACTACCTCATCGAACCCATGTCCCCGATGGATTTTGACGGCCTTGTGGCCACGACGCCCCTTTGCACCGTACATAAACCCCGGCTTCTCCAGGATCTCACGAGATCTGTCCGATTGAAGCGGCAGGATCTGGTGCCGGAGAAGGCAGAGGACTATGATATTGTGGTGGATGCGACCGGGATCAACCGGGCTCTCCTTCCTCCCTGCAGGTCCGACCTGACGCTCCCGACGCTGCAGCACCGGGTAATCGTGGAATCCAGAGGGAGCGAGCGCCTCGGAGCGGGGGTGTACGGGAACCGGATACCGGGACTCGGGTACCTGTGGATCTTTCCTCTCGGACACGATCACTATCATATCGGCATTGGCGGTATCGGCCGTATCCAGCACGATAGCCTTCTGGAACGGTTTTATCGGGATGCGTCCGGGCAGTTTTCATTCACCCGGCAATGCGGCTGTCATGGTCTCGTCCGGGTCGCTTCTCCGTATTACTCGACGCCCTTCTCTGTCAGAAAGACGCGGAGCGACGGTTCGCCCCAGGTGATCATTGGTGTCGGCGAATCGATAGGGACCGTATCGCCGTTCACGGGAGAAGGAATTGTTTATTCTCTGGAATGTGCAAGACTTCTGGCAGATTCCTGGCCGGACCCTGAGGACTATACCAGATCGGTGCTGGGCCGGTTCGCCTGGATGAAAAAAGAGCGGGAAACGCTCGATTATCTTCTCTCGCCCGAAGGAAAGAGCGGGCCGAGGCTGCGGGATCGATGGAGGTTTTTCCGCAATGCTCGTCGTTCCGGGATCGGACTTCCCATGCTGGAGGCTTTCAAGCGGATGGGCAGCCTTTCGCAATGGTTGGAGGGCCCGGATGTATGATCAATAATGATTCAGGTACGATCTCCCCACTGATATCTGGCGTGTCTCGTGCGGCAGGCCTGTTCTTTCCCGTCACTTTTTGCCGGCGGGATCGAAAGCAGAAGGATGCTCAACGGGTCGAGGAGTCACGAATATAGCGTTTCACGCCCGATCTGTACTCATGTACTCATACATGGCGCTCACCCTCGAAATCGTGCTTGTCGGCATAGCGTTGCTCTTCCTGATCAGCATCATCGCAAACAAGTTCTCTGAGCGTCTCGGCGTCCCCGCCCTCCTTATCTTCCTCATTGTCGGGATGCTGGCGGGTTCGGAGGGCCCGGGCGGGATCCCGTTCGACGACCCCGTGATTGCGCAGGCCATCGGGATTATTGCGCTTGCCTACATCCTCTTCTCGGGCGGCCTCAACACGAAGTGGGAACAGATCCAGCCTGTGCTCTGGCCGGGGATCGCCCTCTCTACCCTCGGCGTCGTCCTGACTGCAGTCCTGCTCGGCGCATTTGCCGTCCTGGTCCTCGGGTTCTCCCCGCTTACGGGCCTTCTCCTCGGTGCGGTCGTCTCGTCCACCGATGCGGCTGCAGTCTTTTCAGTCCTGCGGATGGCACGAGCGCGCCTGAAAGGAAACCTGCGGCCGTTCCTCGAACTGGAGTCGGGGAGCAACGACCCGATGGCGGTCCTTCTCACCACCGGCATTATCGGCCTCATCCTCACCCCGGGATCGTCGATCTTCTCCCTCGTCCCGATGTTCGTGCAGCAGATGGCGGTCGGCAGCATGCTCGGCTACGTGATGGGCATGGTCCTTGTGTCTCTCGTCAACCGTATCAGGCTGGAGTCCGAAGGGCTGTACCCCGTGCTCACCCTGACCATAGTGCTGTTGACCTACGGGCTGACCTCCACACTCGGAGGAAACGGGTTTATCGCGGTCTATGTCGCTGGCCTTGTCATGGGCAACAGCACCTTCGTTTACAGGAAAAGTCTGGTCCAGTTCCACGACGGGATCGCATGGCTGATGCAGATCGTGATGTTCCTTGCACTGGGTTTGCTCGTCTTCCCCTCGCAGCTCGCTCTGGCGGTCGTTCCGGGCCTGCTCGCCGCTCTCTTCCTGATCCTGGTCGCACGGCCGGTTGCTGTCCTGGTCACGCTGCTCCCCTGGAAGATGCCGATGAACGAGAAGATCCTGGTCTCGTGGGTGGGACTGCGGGGGGCCGTCCCGATCATCCTCGCGACTTATCCCCTCGTGGCAGGAGTGCCCGGTGCGGACCTGATTTTTAATATGGTCTTTTTCATCGTCATCGTCTCGGCGCTGGTCCACGGGACATCGATCCCCGCCGTCGCCCGTCGGCTCGGTCTCGCCGCCCCGGTCGAAGAACCGCTCAAACTCTCGCGGGAGTTCGAGGCGGAATCCGATACTCCGAGCAAAATGCTCGACCTGGTCATCCCCCCGGACTCCCCGGCTGTGGGAAAGCAGGTCGTCGACCTGGGGTTGCCGAAAGGTGCCCTTATCATTCTCATGCAGAAAGGGAAGAACCGCTTTGTCCCGGGCGGCAGCACCGTCATCGGGGCCGGCGATACGCTCCTCTTCCTGACGACGGAGGACCTGGTGGATGAGGTTCGTGCCAGATTGGTCGGGACGGAGGGGGAGGTGTCGATGCAGACAGGGGAGTGAGAGTCCTGCCGCCCCGCACTCCGTCGAGAAGAGTGTCGATTACAGCAACCTCTCCTGGAGCGACGCCTTCGGGGAGGCGATCAACGCCACGTTCCAGAAACAGCGTTTCCCGAACCGGGCGCCTGTCGGCACGGAGGCGGCCGTCGGGTTCGTCCCCCGCACCGTCACCCTCACCGCGGCGGACAACGGTTACGAAACCCTGGCCAGGACGAGCATCTTCCTCGGCTGCCAGGTGAACGATGGGAGGGCCGGGTCGTCAGGCGCCCTCAAGGCGGTGATCGCAAACGAGACTGTGACCGTCCGCACTCTTTCCGGAGGCTTCTATGAAGAGTCCTACGACGCCTACCAGCCATTCATGGCGGCGGTGAAGGGGGCGCTCTCTCACGCATTTTTCTCTCCCTTCACCGGAGTGGCAGGTACCAGAAGTTTGATATCCCCGTCGTGCATGGTCTCTTCTCTATGCTGCACACCCGCGAGATCATCAGGAAGATCTGGGACGCACAGGGCTACGGAAACCTTGCCGTCTGGGAGGACGGCACGACCGCCGTCATCGCCCCGGGCGAGACGCCGGAGAAGAACGGAAAGCCGCCCCTTGCGATCTTCAAGCCCATTCCCCTTGTGGGAGGGTTTTCGATGCTGGACTTTGCCACCCACGACGCCGCACTGCTGGAGCACGTCGAGACGACGATCAGGGAGGCCGGGGTGGAGATCGAGCGGGATTGAGGGGGCGTGTTCCCCCTCGATGTGGTACCGGAAGCGTTCATGAACGGTCTTCTCTGATCGGAACGTCCTTTCGCCGTGAGGCGGCATCTGCAGAGAGAGGGCATAACCCTCAATCGGAGTTTTTATAGTGTGCCGTTTCCCGCTATCATCTTTAGAAATTGCGAAATGCGGTATCAAATGATCGGGTTTTATCAGCACGAAAAATCCATCCCCCACTATGAATAGATCGTCGTTTTTCCTCCTTGTTGCGGTTGTTCTCGGCCTGTTTCTCCTAACCGCCGGGTGCCTGCAGGCGCAGTCCGGACCCATCACGCCTGTCACCGGTGCGGCAACCCCCTCGCCGGAGGTCACATCGCCCTCCACCCCTGACATCGTCGGGGTCTGGACAGGCACGTCGAGCGGGCACATCAAGACCGTGGGGTTCCGTGAGAGTGCTGCCCACCGGTACACCATCACGGCACAGAATGGATCGGCCTTTACCGGCTATAAGGAGTATACAAAGGCGGACGGCGTCAGGTATTCGGAGAACTTCTCCGGCGTCATCGCCTCTGACGGGGAGATCTCCATCATCGATCACGACGACGGCTCCGCACTCGGCGAGTTCATCGGACAAGATGAGATCGAACTCCGGTACATCGAGAACGAGGACACTGCGGTGGCCCTCCTCTTCCATCTGAAGAGGGAGAAGAACTGATTTTTCCCCTTCTCTTTTTTCGATCAGTATTTCCGATACACTGTACGCCGATGTCCCACCTCGATCACGTGGATGACCATCACGTCGTCGACGATGGTGAGGATGGCGCGGTATTCGCCGACCCTGAGAGAGTAAAATGGCGGGTTCTGTCCTCCCTGTATCTTCTTCACATGCCTCTTCGGGTCCGTCTCCCCGGCGAGCGACATCAGTTCTTCACCGATCGCGAGGGCGTAGTCCTTCGGGATACGCTTGATGTCACGGCGGGCCGTCGCGGAGAAGAAGACGCGGTAACTCATTCGTCTTTCAGCTCCGCCATGACCTGTTCAAGGGTATAGACCCGACCCTTTTTGATATCTTCGAGAGACTCCTCGATGGCCTTGATGGTGGCGTCGCTGAGGGGTTCGTCATCGACTGCCATCTCCACAAGCCGCTCGATCACGTCGGTGTAGGATTCCCTGGGGTGGACCTTGAGAGAGTCCAGGCGGTGCTTGAGGGGGACCCTGATCTTGATGGTGGTGGTGTCGGTGGCAGTGGGCATACCTGAGTATGCGGAGGTATCCATGATGAAGGTTATGATCGTCTGTATCGATCTCTTCTGAAAGGGGAGAAGAACTGTTCCTTCTCTTTTTTCACGGTACGGAGAGGCATGAAGCCTCTCGATCACCGCTCTCTGTCCTCCTCTCCCCGCAGGTTGCACATTTCGTTGAAGATGAAATACTAATTTTGCATATTTTAGTAGTTCGTTAGTATTTCTGGGTGGGGGAGGAAAGGGCGGAGGTCAGGGAGATACACCTGTCCGTGTCGAACCGCCCTCGTTCGCGGGAAATACTCGCGTGATCGCCCTCCTTACCCCGATATAGGCCAGCACCGGATCGGCGAGGAAGGAGATCGTATAGAACATCATCACGCTCGTAAAGGTGGCCGGAATAAAGCCCAATTTTACCAGGGCCACATAGGGCAGGATCATGCCGATGTTCACGAAGCAGGCGATATAGAAGATGTAGCGTGTCTGGCCCGTCCCGTAAAACACGCTTCTCAGGACCGTGCCGATTCCAAAGCCGATATAGGGGATGATCAGCCACCAGAATGTTTCGGTGGAGTATTTCACCATCTCGGGGTTCGGATTGAAGAAGGCAGAGATGTTTTCCCAGTACAGAACCCCGATCAGTGCGATCGCGACCATGATCGCGATCACGAGGATCATCGACGTGATCACGACGTTCTTGGCCTCACGGTACTTTTTCTCGCCGAAGTAGTTCCCGACGACGACGCTCGTCCCCTCCCCGAGTGCGAGGACCGGGATGAGGAGCGTCCACATTACCCACATGGCGAGCCCGTAGCCGCCGAACTCGTTGGTGCCGATGACGTTCAGCACGAGGAGCAGGCCCATGTACCCCACGTTGCGCACGAGGGAGTCGAGACCGGTCCACCCTCCGATTTTGAACAGCGGGACGACATTTTCCTTCCACGTTGTCGAGGCGATGGTCACCCAGTCCAGATGAAGCAGGTGAAGGGTATAGAGGAGCGATATCACCATCAGGGCGATCTTCGATATCACGTACCCGATTGCCACGCCCTGTATGCCGAGGTGGAGCGAGAGGGAGGTGTTCGAGATGAGGAAGAGGTCGAGGATCATGTTGAGGATGACCGAGACGAGGACAAGGTAGAGCGCCTCCCTGCCCTTCTGCATGGACTTGATGGCGATGAGGAAGAGGTAGGCCACGGCCTCGAATGGGAGGGCGACCGACTTCAACACAAGATATTGTGTGGTCATCCGGACGATCTCGATGGGTGTCCCGATCGTCGACACGAACTCCGATGTGAAGAGGAGGACGATCGAGGTGACGATCAGGGCAAAGGTCACATGCAGGATCAGCCCTGCTTTTAAGATGGAGATGACTCTTTCACGGTTGTGATAGTTCTGTGCGATCAGCGCCAGTATCCCGAATGGTATCGCTTCGTTGACAATTTCGATCGTCACGGCGATGAACTCGTATTGCTCCGTGATTGCCAGGGCGTCAAAACTGATCTGGCCGA
The sequence above is drawn from the Methanofollis sp. genome and encodes:
- a CDS encoding potassium/proton antiporter, translating into MYSYMALTLEIVLVGIALLFLISIIANKFSERLGVPALLIFLIVGMLAGSEGPGGIPFDDPVIAQAIGIIALAYILFSGGLNTKWEQIQPVLWPGIALSTLGVVLTAVLLGAFAVLVLGFSPLTGLLLGAVVSSTDAAAVFSVLRMARARLKGNLRPFLELESGSNDPMAVLLTTGIIGLILTPGSSIFSLVPMFVQQMAVGSMLGYVMGMVLVSLVNRIRLESEGLYPVLTLTIVLLTYGLTSTLGGNGFIAVYVAGLVMGNSTFVYRKSLVQFHDGIAWLMQIVMFLALGLLVFPSQLALAVVPGLLAALFLILVARPVAVLVTLLPWKMPMNEKILVSWVGLRGAVPIILATYPLVAGVPGADLIFNMVFFIVIVSALVHGTSIPAVARRLGLAAPVEEPLKLSREFEAESDTPSKMLDLVIPPDSPAVGKQVVDLGLPKGALIILMQKGKNRFVPGGSTVIGAGDTLLFLTTEDLVDEVRARLVGTEGEVSMQTGE
- a CDS encoding type II toxin-antitoxin system RelE/ParE family toxin; protein product: MSYRVFFSATARRDIKRIPKDYALAIGEELMSLAGETDPKRHVKKIQGGQNPPFYSLRVGEYRAILTIVDDVMVIHVIEVGHRRTVYRKY
- a CDS encoding prenyltransferase codes for the protein MFREDPDIIESIDSENINAARTTEGVRGEKCEGVNIRQINRAKTDRWYGNVCGDIRFMIRSREYDYDDKKTVTPPAGGDGFDFRTFRHILRIEGLIPFTGCAILIGFAVALWEVGFSGADWRLFGIAVVAVLLVHIDAHIWNDIMDLEVDRREKSRETKRDRPLVYGWATVGDYRKMSAIITVLVVVLTAYLTMQRILIPLLFIMGFFFDYGYNHPRIALGHQPYTEWYIFPWLVVGVTVTIVYAATGIFSLLAFILSLLHGLTVTCFAVSMMRRDVHSDRLGGKKTSSVVSPEIPHATVYGIVTLLVSVLMFYPLVSILGSTEFAYLLILTTAVIAAMNTVCGARIDQLCTRALYSVYPDFESKANTLMLQQVGASMVHAVAITVIVLTSGGIV
- a CDS encoding MATE family efflux transporter: MKNQWETITRAYPWHFIGFLVLAMLIPRLYELTNVYWIGQISFDALAITEQYEFIAVTIEIVNEAIPFGILALIAQNYHNRERVISILKAGLILHVTFALIVTSIVLLFTSEFVSTIGTPIEIVRMTTQYLVLKSVALPFEAVAYLFLIAIKSMQKGREALYLVLVSVILNMILDLFLISNTSLSLHLGIQGVAIGYVISKIALMVISLLYTLHLLHLDWVTIASTTWKENVVPLFKIGGWTGLDSLVRNVGYMGLLLVLNVIGTNEFGGYGLAMWVMWTLLIPVLALGEGTSVVVGNYFGEKKYREAKNVVITSMILVIAIMVAIALIGVLYWENISAFFNPNPEMVKYSTETFWWLIIPYIGFGIGTVLRSVFYGTGQTRYIFYIACFVNIGMILPYVALVKLGFIPATFTSVMMFYTISFLADPVLAYIGVRRAITRVFPANEGGSTRTGVSP